From the Garra rufa chromosome 23, GarRuf1.0, whole genome shotgun sequence genome, the window GAGACAATAGCGATGAGCAGATACAGATTCAGATCTGAAAAACTCTCTTCTTTAACAGGAACTTCTCTGAATGATGTCTTTATGTCATCCAGACTCTCAACAACCACAACATCCATGGACATAGTCGCTGAGAGGGATGGTTCTCCATTATCAGACACTGTGATCAGAAGTGGGTGAGTTTTTAAGTCATTGTCACTCATTCGTCTCTTAGTTCTAATTTCTCCAGTGCTGCTTCCAATGCGGAAGAGATTCGTTCCTTTGGGTTCAGTTACATGATAAGACAGAAGTGCGTTATATCCAGAGTCAGCATCAACAGCTCTGATCTTGGCTACAAAGTATCCTGCTTCAGCAGAGTAGGGAATGTTCTCACTATTAACTGATCCAGGTTCAGAATAAGGCGGTAAAATAACCGGACTGTTGTCATTCTCATCCAGAATAAACACATTTACAGTCGCATTACTGCTCAGAGGAGGAACACCAGAGTCTGTTGCCATAACTTGAAACTGAAATCGTTTCGTTTCTTCGTGGTTGAATGATTGCAAACTGAATATTTCTCCACTTAAAGCGTTTATATTTATCAGTGTTGTTATAGGAACACTGGAGCTGGAACTGTCTAACAGTGAATATGAAAGTTCTGCGTTCTCACCAGTGTCTGAATCATCAGCTGACACTTTTGTCACAAGACTTCCAGCTTGACCATTCTCACTTAGAAATGCATTAATAACAGGAGCTGGAAAATGTGGAGCATTGTCATTAACATCAGAGATGTGTACAGTTATAACAGTGCTGCTGGAAAGAGACGGAGTTCCTTCATCTGCAGCTGTAATTGTGATGTTATACAGAGAAACACTCTCTCTGTCCAGAGGTCCATCTACCACTAGAGAATAATGATTGTTATATGAGGTCTCCAGTTTGAAAGGAAATGAGCCTCTCAGTGCACAGTGTACAATGCCATTTTTACCTCCATCTTTATCAGACACTGTGACTAAAGCAACTGCAGTTCCTGATTTTGTGTCTTCTTTCACACTTTCCAACAGAGGAGTCACAATTATCTCTGGTGCATTATCATTTTCATCCATAACTTCTATTAAAACTTTACATTGTGTGCTCTTTGGTGGACTGCCTTCATCTCTAGCTTGAACACGCAATTCAATTGCAGCATTTATCTCATAGTCTATTTGATCCTTCACAACAATGTCCCCAGTTTCAGGAACCACAGTGAATAGACTTTGCTtttttatatttccatgttcAGATATGGAGTAAACAATGTCACTGTTGGTGCCCTCATCCAAATCAGAAGCAGTCAAAGAGATGATTTTGGTACCAAGAGAAACATTTTCTCTCACCTTAATCTTGTACAAAGGTTTGCTGAAGACAGGCCAGTTGTCATTTATATCCAGTACATTCACTATTATACTCAATGTTCCTGTCTTTGCAGGCTTTCCTCCATCAACAGCTGTCAGCACAAGAGGAATTACCGATTGCTTTTCACGATCTAAAGGTTTTTGGAGCACTAATTCAGCAGACACACTCTGCTCTTCAGTTTGTACGTCAATAGAAAAGTATTCATTCTTGCTGAGTTTGTAGTCTTTAAGTGTTTTAATGCCAATGTCGTTATCTTCAGCTACAGGAAGATGAAATCTAGCTCCCGGAACAACATCCTCTGTGATGTTTATCGTTATAGCGCTGTCCACAAAATATGGAGCATTATCATTAACATCCAGAACATTAATTTCAATTCGATAAAGGCTATGCGGATTTTGAACAACAGCCTCCAAATTAAGAGCACATTGCTGATGAGTGAAGCATAACTCCTCCCGGTCAATTCTTTCATTAACAAACAACACTCCCGTTTTCAAATTCACATCAAAATATTTCCTGTTGGATCCAGAAACAAGCTGCAAGATACGAGATTCCAGCTCCTGAACACTGATCTTGAGATCCTTTGCTATATTTCCGACAACAGTTCCCTTATTTACTTCCTCTGAGACCGAATAGATAATCTTGCCGCATGAAGATCGCCATAAACAAAAATGCAGAGCTGTTATGACGCACAAGTATCTTAAGCTTTCCATAATTGTTTCTTCAAAGCCTTAAAGATTAATCCGTTTGAAAACGCAATTTTTGTCTGGCTGCTGCCAGGACCTTAGCCTCTGAAGCCTGTATAATGTCACCATTTCCACATGACTACAGTATATACGTGGTTGCTCTTCCACAGTAAGGGAGGAGTCTCATTTTAATAAAAGAGGTGCTTCAAATTTGTGGTCTGCTGCGACATCGCGCGTTTTAACTGTGTGATTattggatttattttatttaaaatgcaattttccaCAGTATAAATATCTTTCAAATTTCTTACTTGCAAAGTATAAATGCACGAAATACACGTATGTAAATATCTCCGGCACTTGTTAAAAAAGGAATAAAGTTTGATCTTTGTAGGAATCTTTGtagatgaaataaaaaaatgttaacatCTAACCAAGATGACCCAAATGTACTGAAAGAAAAGCGATGATGTTCattgtccatggtgctgaaactGCTTTAGGAGAACAAAAACCTCAAAACTTCACTGTTGTCTTTGTTATTCATGAAGAGCATTTTATTGCATCTTGTCTACCGCCTTTTATGTATGCATGTTTTGTTTGTCACTAACTAATAGCAACGACAAAGGCAATGCAATTCACTTCAGCGAAATTAATTTAAAGAAGCGACAGCAATAGCTTGACTCAAATTATGTGGCaactacaaaataaataaataaactctgCAAAGCTTCTATATAAATTCTAACATTTTGTATACAACTTGGGTTCCTTACCTTCTCTGTGGTCGGAAGAGTTTGGGTTCGTGTAAATGTGTCTTCTCCATTAATGCTGATCAGTTCCGCGTCTGCTGGTGGAAATGGCGAGGGGAAAACCACTACATCACTCTTTATTGTGTCTGAACTAAAACACACGTCGTACTGTTGTGTAGATTTAGAGAAGGACCAGCTGCCATCTGGATGTGTGCTGATCACTGGTGCGCTGTACCTGCTGAAACTGCCGTCTGTCCTGTAGCATTTAGCTACTATCAAACCCACGAGACTCAGTAAAAAGATGACCGATACTGACGCAATAGCGATGAGCAGATACAGATTTAGTTTTGAAAAGCTCTCTTCTTTAACAGGAACTTTGAATGATGCCTGTATGTCGTCCAGACTCTCAACAACCACTACATCCATGGACATAGTCGCTGAGAGTGATGGCTCTCCATTATCAAACACTGTGATCAGAAGTGGGTGAGTTTTTAAGTCATTGTCACTCATTCGTCTCTTAGTCCTTATTTCTCCAGTGCTGCTTCCAATGCGGAAGAGATTCGTTCCTTTGGGTTCAGTTAGATGATAATAAAGAAGTGCGTTATATCCAGAGTCAGCATCAACAGCTCTGATCTTAGCTACAAAGTATCCCGCTTCAGCAGAGTAGGGAATGTTCTCACTATTAACTGATCCAGGTTCAGAATAAGGCGGTAAAATAACCGGATTGTTGTCATTCTCatccaaaataaatacatttacagtCGAATTACTGCTCAGAGGAGGAACACCAGAGTCCGTTGCCATAacttgaaattgaaatcttttcgTTTCTTCGTGATTAAATGATTGCAAACTGAATATTTCTCCACTTAAAGAGTTTATATTTATCAGTGTTGTTATAGGAACACTGGAGCTGGAACTGTCTAACAGTGAATATGAAAGTTCTGCGTTCTCACCAGTGTCTGAATCACTAGCGGATACTTTTGTCACGAGACCTCCAGCTTGACCATTCTCACTTAGAAAAGCGTTAATAACGACAGCTGGGAAATGTGGAGCATTGTCATTAACATCAGAGATATGTACAGTTATAACAGTGCTGCTAGAAAGAGACGGAGTTCCTTCATCTGCAGCTGTAATTGTGATGTTATACAGGGAAACACTCTCTCTGTCCAAATGTTCGTTTACCACTAGAGAATAATGATTGTTATATGATGTCTCCAGTTTGAAAGGAAACGAGCCTTTTAGTGCACAGTGTACGATGCCATTTTTACCTCCATCTTTATCAGACACTGTGACCAAAGCAACTGCAGTTCCTGATTTTGTGTCTTCTTTCACACTTTTCAACAGTGGAGTCACATTTATCTCTGGTGCATTATCATTTTCATCCATAACTTCTATTAAAACTTTGCATTGTGTGCTCTTTGGTGGACTGCCTTTATCTTTTGCTTGAGCTCGTAATTCAATGGCAGGATTTTCTTCGTAATCTATTTGCCCTTTTACAACAATTTGTCCGGTTTCGGGGATAATTTCAAATAGATCTTTCTTTTTTCCATGACCAACTAAAGAATACACAATTTCGCGGTTTATGCCTTCATCCAAATCAGAGGCAAACACAGATAAAACTTTCGCACCAGCAGCAACATTTTCCTTCAGTTTGACTTTGTAAAGAGGTTGATTAAACACTGGATTATTGTCGTTAACATCCAGTAcattaataacaatatttaaaGTTCCAGACTTGGGTGGTTTTCCTCCATCTACACCGGTTAGCACTAACTTAATCATCGCTTGTTTCTCTCGATCTAAAGCCTTGTTCAGCACTAACTCAGCAGAAAGACTCTGATCTTCACTCTGTGTTTCTAGACTGAAATGTTCATTCGGACTCAGTTTGTACTCTTTCAACGAATTACTGCCAACATCAGAGTCTTCGGCTACAGGGAGAGGAAATCTCTCTCCAGGGATTGCATTCTCACTAATATTCAAAGTAAATATTTTAACAGGAAAATGTGGAGCGTTGTCGTTTATATCCAAAATCTTAATCTCCACCCTGTAAAGATGGTGAGGATTTTCAGCCAGGGCCTCTATATTCAAAGAGCATTTCTGATTCGACAAACATAACTCTTCACTGTCAATTCTTTCTTTAACAAACAGCACGCCAGTTTTCAGATTTACGTCAAAATACTTCTTATTTGTTCCAGAGACAATCTCAAACATACGAGATTCCAGTTCATGAACATTTATGTTCAGGTCTTTCGCTATATTCCCAACAACTGTCCCCTTATTTACCTCTTCCGGTACGGAATAGACGATCTGAGCAAACGCAGAATCcagcagaaaaagaaaaaatataaatccACACTCGAAATATCCCATTAACACCATAATGGTGATTCACAAGTTGCTTGAAGAAAGAAAAAGGTCAACGAGAGTATTTCTCCTTTGCATTCAGGAAACACAAGACGAACTAGAAACCAACATGTCTGACCTGCATATACACTAACACTGAGAttctaagagagagagagagagagagagagagagagagagagagagagagagagagagagagaggcttcAGAGTAAAGACTATAAACATTTAACTGACGGTCTGTAGTGACACCATGTGCTGAAACTATGCCATAGCCTACTAGAAAAATCTATTTACACAAACGTTAAAATGAGAAACAGCAAATGTAAGGAAATGACACAACAACACACTAATATAATACAGAAAAGTAACGCAAAAATATACCACAATCTAATATTATTTACTATCAGCATCACACATGAATTACATAATAAGACGGCAAACAGACTATATAGTCAAAAATAAGAAAGTGAAGCATGTTACGATATGCAAGCTCTTTAAAAAGCAGTGGTTGATTAGCACGTCATAACAGAACGTTGTTATAACAAAATAATGATCCGCTGAAAGAGCTGCACTGTTATAGGGCGAATAGGCCAGAGATTTTAATATAATCGGGAAAAAAGCATGTCTCTTACGTTGTATGGATGAAGCAGTCAGGACCGTAATTGTAagtgtattgttattattacaactaataataataataatattaataacagagATTCATCTTCGTTCTGGCCTTTGCAGCTTGCATTTTAATTGCTTATCAATTGTGTTTCCTCTcaggcccggttccagaactaaatcactgagggtgcttcctaaattaatgagggtgctctaacattataccatcatagtcgacattagggcgcgacactgatggcgcgcgttgctattttaaaatcaaaatacttcatttttgtatgtaatggcaaattgattatactttcgtttttttattaacttaatttagaaaaaaaaacgtttggagcatttttgttcgtaaaatataagtttttattttattttattattattatttttaaggaacagcGCCCAGGGGTAGACTAATCAGTCTGttaatttgatcagtttgcctactcaaatcatcacgatttgcataaaatctatagatatgaaatagttcaagtataaaacaatgttagtttaaacgttaaacctagagataaatgtgcggtattaggcgcatatccaatagtttgtgcagagagtggaagctgaagacacaggacatgggcgccagtgcatttttttcagtggaagcaatttaaaattatctgtcatttttgctcacaaaggtaagagtaggttaatacatcattcggtactgtaaagggtgtacttttatttgtgtgcacttaaaaaaaacgtataaaatagttttaaattattacttaacgaaataaaacaaatagaaaacaaaaactctctcattatgtaatccgaaaagataaatttctctttaaaggcgcgtccaaaaaggatttttgttacactgactcagaatacactagtttattaatatataacttaaataagctttactctttccggcccgacacatttagtgttatttatttacctttgtggcaattttcagcatattgtgtgtttgagcgcggatctgttccagctgcgctgccgtctgtaacggtctcgaaagtgaaaccgaaagtgaagtctcctgttgtttccaccagcgcggcatttttttcttcaccataatttatggatgtctaaaatattaaaataaggagaaacctaaaacagataaaaccggtgcccgtccgcctctgaactttgacgtgaaaattggcctgaagcccagcaactagaggtgtaaaaaagtcgggctagtcggccgaggctgaaatgcaacgctctaattgactgctttgatgcgttacaatatggtagggcattgttttaatgcttacagcagaaaaataaatgggtttttttaatgattactcactggattgttatctaaatctgcaataaaatgacattattacagctttaactgagggtgctattgatttcgtttgagggtgcttagcaccctcaagcacccccgtagaaccgggcctgTTTCCTCTTGAGATAGCCTATAGATTttctgttttgtaaattattttaattatgacatATTCATTTTAAACACACAGTGTTTAATTTTTTGCATGAAAATGTCGGAacttaaaagaaaagaaaaaaacatccaCCAGACAGGACCAGATTAATCCAACACAGTCTCATGAAAATGAGCAACTATTGCTGGTTTTGGCAAATTGGCGACATTTGTACAACCTGTTGACGCCCCAGAGAGGGTTGGGGTTATGGATGCACctgcatgtttattttttattaccaaTTGCACGGATTCCTTCGAATCACAAACTGCAATTTTCCTGTAACATTTTAGACCTAAAGTTTGTCGTGATAACAGGTTATGCGTTATTCAAAGGccacaaaataaattaatttaaaaataaaaataaaaataaaaacaaagataaCGATAAATCAAAACTACTTAAAAATAGGTTAGTTGAAAATAAGACAGCCACGTTGTAAATACCAATGCCACTTTTTATGGTAGCTACTGGAAACAACTTCAAATAGTTGAGAACAATGATATATCTTAAAAAATAATTGTCAAGCATGAATTTTCTACAATCTTACCTTCCCAGTTGTAGGAAAAGTTTGGGTGCGCGTAAAAGTGTCTTCTCCATTAATGCTGATCAGTTCTGCGTCTGCTGGTGGAAATGGCGAGGGGAAAACCACTACATCACTCTTTATTGTGTCTGAACTAAAACACACGTCGTACTGTTGTGTAGATTTAGAGAAGGACCAGCTGCCATCTGGATGTGTGCTGATCACTGGAGCGCTGTACCTGCTGAAACTGCCGTCTGTCCTGTAGCATTTAGCTGCTATCAAAACCATGAGACTCAGTAAAAAGATGACGGATACTGAGACAATAGCGATGAGCAGATACAGATTCAGATCTGAAAAACTTTCCTCTTTAGAAGGAACTTCCCTGAATGATGTCTTTATGTCATCCAGACTCTCAACCACCACAACATCCATGGACATAGTCGTTGAGAGTGATGGCTCTCCATTATCAGACACTGTGATCAGAAGTGGGTGAGTTTTTAAGTCATTGTCACTCATTCGTCTCCTAGTCCTTATTTCTCCAGTGCTGCTTCCAATGCGGAAAAGATTCGTTCCTTTGGGTTCAGTTAGATGATAAGACAGAAGTGCGTTATATCCAGAGTCAGCATCAACAGCTCTGATCTTGGCTACAAAGTAGCCCGCTTCAGCAGAGTAGGGAATGTGCTCACTATTAACTGATCCAGGTTCAGAATAAGGCGGTAAAATAACCGGACTGTTGTCATTCTCATCCAGAATAAACACATTTACAGTCGCATTACTGCTCAGAGGAGGAACACCAGAGTCTGTTGCCATAACTTGAAACTGAAATCGTCTCGTTTCTTCATGATTAAATGATTGCAAACTGAATATTTCTCCACTTAAAGAGTTTATATTTATCAGTGTTGTTATAGGAACACTGGAGCTGGAACTGTCTAACAGTGAATATGAAAGTTCTGCGTTCTCACCAGTGTCTGAATCATCAGCTGAAACTTTTGTCACAAGACTTTCAGCTTGACCATTCTCACTTAGAAAAGTGTTAATAACGGGAGCTGGGAAATGTGGAACATTGTCATTAACATCAGAGATATGTACAGTTATAACAGTGCTGCTGGAAAAAGACGGAGTTCCTTCATCTGCAGCTGTTATTGTGATGTTATACAGAGAAACACTCTCTCTGTCCAGAGGTCCATCTACCACTAGAGAATAATGATTGTTATATGAGGTCTCCAGTTTGAAAGGAAACGAGCCTCTCAGTGCACAGTGTACAATGCCATTTTTACCCCCATCTTTATCAGACACTGAGAATAAAGCAACTGCAGTTCCCGGTTTTGCATCCTCTTTTACGCTTTCCAAGAGAAGATTCGTAACTATCTCTGGCGTGTTGTCATTCTCGTCCACAACTTCTATTAAAACTTTGCAGTGTGTACTTTTAGGGGGGCTGCCTTTGTCTCTCGCCTGAACCCGCAGTTCAATTCCCGAGTCTTCCTCGTAATCAATTTGTCCTTGAACAACTATTTCCCCCGAGTTAGAATTAATTGTAAAACGGTGCGTTTCATCGGTATTTTCATGATTAAGAAATGAATACTGAATTTCACTGTTGACGCCCTCATCCAAATCACTGGCAGAAACAGAAACTATTTTGGTTCCAATTGGTGTGTTTTCCTTTACTTTAACTTTGTACAAAGATTTGCTGAAAACAGGTTTATTATCGTTTACATCCATGACATTAACAACAATACTCAATGTTCCAGATTTGGGAGGTTTTCCTCCGTCGATAGCGGTGAGTATTAAGTGAATAGTATCTTGTTTCTCTCTGTCTAAAGCTTTCTGTAGTACTAATTCAGCAGATGTACTCTTTTGCCCGCTATGAACATCTAAAGAAAAATATTCATTTGAACTGAGTTTGTAGTCTTTCAATGAACTGCTGCCGATATCTGAATCTTTTGCAATTGGAAGAGGAAATCTTTCCCCTAAATTTGCATCCTCTGTAACATTTAGCATATGAGTGCTGTCTGGAAAAAATGGAGCATTGTCATTCACATCCACAATTAAAATTTCAAGTCGATAAAGTCTGTGAGGATTCTGAGCAAGAGCTTCTAAATTCAACGCACATTTCTGATTACTGCCACACAACTCCTCACGATCAATCCGGTCTTTGACAAACAGTGAGCCCGTTTTCATATTTACATCAAAATACTTTGCATTTGATCCAGGCATAATCTGAAACATACGTGATTCTAGTTCCGGGGCACTGATTTTCAGGTCTTTTGCTATATTCCCGATCACAGTTCCTTTATTCACCTCCTCGGAGACGGAATAGACGATCTGGCCAAGCGAAGATTCCCATAAAGACAGAAACAGAACGATCCAAAAGCAGTAAAACTCTTTAACATCCATGATTGTGAAGCAAAATGTTCTGCAGCTATTTAAtgtaaaaacaattaaaacagcTAAACAGACCTCTCTCTATACAATCCGACATCACGAAGCAGAAGCAACTATAAGCCTTGGTTATTTACGCCCCTTCAACGCATTTCCTCTTGTTGTGATGCTGTAAAGGAGGAGCTCAGATAACTCTCAAAGTTATGGTCTGCAGTGACACCACGTGTTGTAAAAGTGGAGAgacaatcaattttttttttcaaatattgttttcaaaaaacaaagaattaaccAAACGCATCACCTTCTAAATAAAGTCAAATGTAGGCCTTCAAATCTACGCAATCGTcaggaaacagaaaaaaaaaatgcaaatagaaatatTGAGAAGGAATATACGATGTTACTGCCGCTGTCCGCGGTACTGAAGTGATTTTgctttttaaatacaaaatacgCTATAGTTAAGCCATGAAACAAACAAAGTCAACAAACAGACAGCAGCATGCTATAAAAAGGTAACTGCTCCAACATACAGAAATCTTTAAGTAGGCTAAAAAAAAGTCGGTTTATAAATAGGCTATACACTGTCTTCCGGTGTACAGAAGCAAGTCACTGAGAAAGCAGAAATGCAGGAGAAGCAAATCAAATTCTATCACGAAGTCTCAAAGCTCTAAAGTGATATAGGAATACAAATACGCCAGAGTCACGAGAcacaaataatttacaaaactAAAATGTATCATCTTAACAAGTTCGTGGAAATAATACTTTTTCAACAAAAACATACGACGTCACCGCCGCTGTCCGTGGTACTGAAGTGATTTTgctttttaaatacaaaataggCTATAGTTAAgccataaaacaaataaatggagagaaaaaaaaaacagcagcatGGTATCAAATTGTAATTGTCCAAAAAAGGCAAGCAAGCAAAAACACAGTACAAGCAAATCAGATTCTATTGATAAAATCCAAAAGCAGTACAGTGACATTAATACAAATATGTCAGAGTCACGAGGTGCCTGGATAACTTACAAAACTAAAATGTATCATCTTAACAACAAGTTTAAAATTCGTGGAAATATTACTTCTTCCACTTTGCCACAGCATCCAGTATTTAACATGTTAACTTGAGTTTGGGTTcttctatttattttataaatatataaacggaaaaaaaaactaaacataaacatCGTTGATAATTTTACTTTTGCAAGTAAAGTATAGTAGAAGTAAACTAAAATTTTGTCTTACCTTAGCTGTAGAGTGATAGGAATACAAATATGCCAGTCATGAGATGCTGGAATAACTTACAAAActaaaatgggtaacactttagaataatgggccgttgttaacaagtaactatgcaggaagtaataggtagttctacgTTAACACTTcacttaatactattaactaatatagaagcaagattaactaagcagtaggtaattgctaattttggacaaaggtagtcccttattaggtatttgataattactaaagaaaaaattgtcattgagaactacttgtgaactgtgaccaattcataaagaataactaattaattatcacaacagtaacatttataaaatcaacaattaggttctttgtgcaaactaatttatgaaaaccaccaccatcaccggttgaaattgtgactctgaccaaaatatgaatggatgtgttctctgttcatttcaaacaaacatataatttatttaattaggatgtaatgccagcaatgattggattctcatgattggattatttcactattgtgagctgcatgcatttagttcaatgttgttgttttttttttagtattctggggcaggcttctctttagtgtgatagtaaatgTTATTTTGCTtccgtaatgaagacattaactgcatttatttttttttagtattctggggcaggcttctctttagtgtgatagtaaatgTTATTTTGCTtccgtaatgaagacattaactgcatttattttgttaagcacaaacacaacattttccacattacaatgtctgttagaatatcagtatagtgcttcaaagaaatgcatggctgtagagtatgtcatataaaatatgataaaaactgtttattgtaaattacttgcaaaatccatcttaacccctcaataataactcaagtgttaccttgtcagtccacatgaactactactgtgatctggcccattaacccttcactaataactcaagtgttaccttgtaagtccgcatgaactactactgtgatctggcccattattttaaagtgaaaaacatgttaacccctcaataataactcaagtgttaccttgtcagtccgcatgaactactaatgtgatctggcccattattttaaagtgaaaaacatgttaacccctcaataataactcaagtgttaccttgtcagtccgcatgaactac encodes:
- the LOC141299795 gene encoding protocadherin alpha-2-like is translated as MESLRYLCVITALHFCLWRSSCGKIIYSVSEEVNKGTVVGNIAKDLKISVQELESRILQLVSGSNRKYFDVNLKTGVLFVNERIDREELCFTHQQCALNLEAVVQNPHSLYRIEINVLDVNDNAPYFVDSAITINITEDVVPGARFHLPVAEDNDIGIKTLKDYKLSKNEYFSIDVQTEEQSVSAELVLQKPLDREKQSVIPLVLTAVDGGKPAKTGTLSIIVNVLDINDNWPVFSKPLYKIKVRENVSLGTKIISLTASDLDEGTNSDIVYSISEHGNIKKQSLFTVVPETGDIVVKDQIDYEINAAIELRVQARDEGSPPKSTQCKVLIEVMDENDNAPEIIVTPLLESVKEDTKSGTAVALVTVSDKDGGKNGIVHCALRGSFPFKLETSYNNHYSLVVDGPLDRESVSLYNITITAADEGTPSLSSSTVITVHISDVNDNAPHFPAPVINAFLSENGQAGSLVTKVSADDSDTGENAELSYSLLDSSSSSVPITTLININALSGEIFSLQSFNHEETKRFQFQVMATDSGVPPLSSNATVNVFILDENDNSPVILPPYSEPGSVNSENIPYSAEAGYFVAKIRAVDADSGYNALLSYHVTEPKGTNLFRIGSSTGEIRTKRRMSDNDLKTHPLLITVSDNGEPSLSATMSMDVVVVESLDDIKTSFREVPVKEESFSDLNLYLLIAIVSVSVIFLLSLVSLIAAKCYRTDGSFSRYSAPVISTHPDGSWSFSKSTQQYDVCFSSDTIKSDVVVFPSTFPLPDAELISINEGDTFNRTQTLPSTTKVR
- the LOC141299194 gene encoding protocadherin alpha-2-like isoform X4; this translates as MVLMGYFECGFIFFLFLLDSAFAQIVYSVPEEVNKGTVVGNIAKDLNINVHELESRMFEIVSGTNKKYFDVNLKTGVLFVKERIDSEELCLSNQKCSLNIEALAENPHHLYRVEIKILDINDNAPHFPVKIFTLNISENAIPGERFPLPVAEDSDVGSNSLKEYKLSPNEHFSLETQSEDQSLSAELVLNKALDREKQAMIKLVLTGVDGGKPPKSGTLNIVINVLDVNDNNPVFNQPLYKVKLKENVAAGAKVLSVFASDLDEGINREIVYSLVGHGKKKDLFEIIPETGQIVVKGQIDYEENPAIELRAQAKDKGSPPKSTQCKVLIEVMDENDNAPEINVTPLLKSVKEDTKSGTAVALVTVSDKDGGKNGIVHCALKGSFPFKLETSYNNHYSLVVNEHLDRESVSLYNITITAADEGTPSLSSSTVITVHISDVNDNAPHFPAVVINAFLSENGQAGGLVTKVSASDSDTGENAELSYSLLDSSSSSVPITTLININSLSGEIFSLQSFNHEETKRFQFQVMATDSGVPPLSSNSTVNVFILDENDNNPVILPPYSEPGSVNSENIPYSAEAGYFVAKIRAVDADSGYNALLYYHLTEPKGTNLFRIGSSTGEIRTKRRMSDNDLKTHPLLITVFDNGEPSLSATMSMDVVVVESLDDIQASFKVPVKEESFSKLNLYLLIAIASVSVIFLLSLVGLIVAKCYRTDGSFSRYSAPVISTHPDGSWSFSKSTQQYDVCFSSDTIKSDVVVFPSPFPPADAELISINGEDTFTRTQTLPTTEKPKGPNADWRYSASLRAGVQSSVHMEEASAVMQGAQGMLVQNWPTVSSAADGEGEGQLSPPVGAGINSNSWSFRYGAGPGYGPPQALKPGEIPPEAFIIPGSPAIISIRQDPGAVDDKGEFITFGKKEESKKKKKKKKEKKDKKDKGKDDGEE
- the LOC141299796 gene encoding protocadherin alpha-3-like, whose amino-acid sequence is MDVKEFYCFWIVLFLSLWESSLGQIVYSVSEEVNKGTVIGNIAKDLKISAPELESRMFQIMPGSNAKYFDVNMKTGSLFVKDRIDREELCGSNQKCALNLEALAQNPHRLYRLEILIVDVNDNAPFFPDSTHMLNVTEDANLGERFPLPIAKDSDIGSSSLKDYKLSSNEYFSLDVHSGQKSTSAELVLQKALDREKQDTIHLILTAIDGGKPPKSGTLSIVVNVMDVNDNKPVFSKSLYKVKVKENTPIGTKIVSVSASDLDEGVNSEIQYSFLNHENTDETHRFTINSNSGEIVVQGQIDYEEDSGIELRVQARDKGSPPKSTHCKVLIEVVDENDNTPEIVTNLLLESVKEDAKPGTAVALFSVSDKDGGKNGIVHCALRGSFPFKLETSYNNHYSLVVDGPLDRESVSLYNITITAADEGTPSFSSSTVITVHISDVNDNVPHFPAPVINTFLSENGQAESLVTKVSADDSDTGENAELSYSLLDSSSSSVPITTLININSLSGEIFSLQSFNHEETRRFQFQVMATDSGVPPLSSNATVNVFILDENDNSPVILPPYSEPGSVNSEHIPYSAEAGYFVAKIRAVDADSGYNALLSYHLTEPKGTNLFRIGSSTGEIRTRRRMSDNDLKTHPLLITVSDNGEPSLSTTMSMDVVVVESLDDIKTSFREVPSKEESFSDLNLYLLIAIVSVSVIFLLSLMVLIAAKCYRTDGSFSRYSAPVISTHPDGSWSFSKSTQQYDVCFSSDTIKSDVVVFPSPFPPADAELISINGEDTFTRTQTFPTTGKVRL